A DNA window from Arachis duranensis cultivar V14167 chromosome 3, aradu.V14167.gnm2.J7QH, whole genome shotgun sequence contains the following coding sequences:
- the LOC107479904 gene encoding uncharacterized protein LOC107479904, with protein sequence MTLERALCDLGASINLIPLSMMKKLAIEEVKPTRMSLQMADRSLKIPNKVVENLLVKVGEFIFLTDFVILDIEEEGHNSIILGRPFLATARAIIDVEKGEMILRVHDEQMIINVFKAIQYPPKKEKYMRVEMIEDLVEKVLEANG encoded by the coding sequence ATGACATTGGAAAGAGCTCTCTGTGACTTGGGTGCCAGCATCAACTTGATTCCTCTCTCAATGATGAAAAAGCTTGCAATAGAAGAAGTTAAACCTACCAGGATGTCACTCCAAATGGCTGACAGATCACTAAAAATACCCAATAAAGTTGTAGAGAACTTATTGGTGAAGGTTGGAGAATTCATCTTCCTTACTGATTTTGTCATCTTAGACATTGAAGAAGAAGGACACaactcaattatcttgggaAGACCTTTCTTAGCAACAGCAAGAGCTATCATTGATGTAGAGAAAGGTGAAATGATCCTCAGGGTGCATGATGAACAAATGATCATTAATGTCTTTAAAGCCATACAATATCCCCCTAAGAAAGAAAAGTATATGAGAGTGGAAATGATAGAAGACTTGGTGGAAAAAGTACTTGAAGCCAACGGTTAa
- the LOC107479905 gene encoding uncharacterized protein LOC107479905 has translation MVPEGIVLVHKVSSKGIEVDRAKIKIVEKFSTPFNVKAVRSFLGHARFYRRFIKDFSKIAKPLRNLLVVDNPLIFDDNCKHAFETLKKKLTTTPIITPPEWELPFKLMCDASDVAIGTVLEQKKDKLHHVIYYASKMLNEAHKNYTTIEKGLLAIVYAFDKFRQYLIGSKVVVYTNHIALKYLMSKQDAKPRLIRWVLLLQEFDIEVRDRKGSENQVADYLSRLLQETNQDIPQPVNEKFPDEHFLQTQQAPWFADIANYKINRKATPQIRGSSQSGHTIYPQTNGQAELANRELKRILEKTVGVTRKDWARKLDDALWAYRTASKTPIGKSPFQLIYGKSCHLPVELEHKAFWATKLLNLDSQAAGEKRLLQLNKLDEFRSESYENAKIYKERVKRWHDKKISKREFEPRQQVLLYNSRLKIFSGKLKSKWTGPYLVTKVFPHGSLELMNEATKDTFTTNGHRAKHYLGRPWNKEESIHELS, from the exons ATGGTACCAGAAGGTATTGTTCTTGTGCATAAGGTTTCAAGCAAGGGTATAGAGGTTGACAGAGCTAAGATAAAGATCGTAGAAAAGTTTTCTACACCTTTCAATGTAAAAGCAGTGAGAAGTTTTCTTGGGCATGCTAGGTTTTACAGAAGgttcataaaggatttttcaaaaatagccaaACCACTAAGAAATTTGCTAGTGGTTGACAATCCTTTAATCTTTGATGATAATTGTAAGCATGCCTTTGAAACCTTGAAAAAGAAACTCACTACaacaccaatcatcacacccccagAATGGGAACTTCCTTttaaactaatgtgtgatgcaagtgatgtTGCAATTGGTACTGTATTGGAACAAAAGAAAGACAAGCTGCATCATGTTATATACTATGCAAGCAAGATGTTAAATGAGGCACACAAAAATTACACCACCATAGAAAAAGGACTCTTGGCAATTGTGTAtgcatttgataaatttagacaATACTTGATTGGTTCAAAAGTTGTAGTATATACTAATCATATTGCTCTCAAGTATCTCATGTCTAAACAGGATGCAAAGccaagacttatcaggtggGTGCTATtgctacaagaatttgacattgaagTGAGGGATAGGAAAGGAAgcgagaaccaagttgcagacTATTTGTCAAGATTACTACAAGAAACCAACCAAGATATACCACAACCAGTGAATGAGAAGTTCCCAGACGAACATTTTCTTCAAACCCAACAagcaccttggtttgctgatattgcaaactacaag ATAAATAGAAAAGCTACTCCACAAATACGGGGTAGTTCACAAAGTGGCCACACCATATACCCTCAAACCAATGGCCAGGCTGAATTGGCAAACAGAGAGCTAAAGAGAATTTTAGAAAAGACAGTTGGGGTCACAAGGAAAGACTGGGCAAGAAAGTTGGATGATGCCCTTTGGGCATATAGAACCGCATCCAAAACTCCAATTGGGAAGTCACCCTTTCAGCTGATTTATGGCAAATCCTGTCACCTTCCTGTGGAACTCGAACATAAAGCTTTTTGGGCCACTAAGCTCCTCAATCTTGACTCCCAAGCAGCAGGAGAGAAAAGGTTGTTGCAACTCAATAAACTGGATGAATTTAGGTCGGAATCTTATGAGAATGCTAAGATATACAAGGAGAGAGTtaaaagatggcatgacaagaaaatCTCAAAAAGAGAGTTTGAGCCAAGACAACAAGTTCTATTATACAACTCTAGGCTCAAGATTTTCTCTGGAAAACTCAAGTCTAAATGGACTGGCCCTTATCTGGTAACTAAGGTTTTCCCACATGGAAGCCTTGAACTTATGAATGAAGCTACAAAGGACACATTCACAACAAATGGTCACAGAGCAAAGCATTACTTAGGAAGGCCTTGGAACAAAGAGGAGAGTATTCATGAACTGAGTTAA